The following proteins are co-located in the Bordetella bronchialis genome:
- a CDS encoding NAD(P)/FAD-dependent oxidoreductase codes for MSATAPTSIVIVGAGQAGAMAATALRAQGYAGRLALVGREPHAPYERPPLSKAVLCGADAEAAAAIHADAFYVDQDIALMRGIEAVALDRARREVRLADGTTLAYDRCLLATGGQARELALLPRGTPNVHYVRTLDDARGLRACLRPGARMVVIGGGFLGLEVASTALGTGADVALVESAPRLLPNALPAPFSAWLAARAAASGLRLCLGSRLAGIATGADGRTPAAVTLESGEMLPADAIVVAIGLQPDVTLARQAGLEIDAGNGGIRVDALCRTSDPDVLAIGDCASQHRDFLGRHARLESWQNANEQARAAAAAMLGNDPPAAPYPWFWTDQFGCNIQMLGMPDAGLAYICRGVAEPAAQAPRLIWLGHRDGVPVHGVAVNAAADLRQLRVLFERGTRIEPAGFTDAGTALKPWIKACQQAAAPA; via the coding sequence ATGAGCGCCACCGCGCCCACGTCCATCGTCATCGTCGGCGCCGGCCAGGCCGGTGCCATGGCCGCGACGGCCTTGCGGGCACAGGGCTATGCCGGGCGCCTGGCGCTGGTCGGGCGCGAACCCCATGCGCCCTATGAACGCCCGCCGCTCTCCAAGGCGGTGCTGTGCGGCGCCGACGCCGAAGCCGCGGCGGCGATCCACGCGGATGCGTTTTATGTCGACCAGGACATCGCGCTGATGCGCGGCATCGAAGCCGTGGCCCTGGACCGCGCCCGACGCGAGGTCCGCCTGGCGGACGGCACCACCCTTGCCTACGACCGCTGCCTGCTGGCCACGGGCGGACAGGCCCGCGAACTCGCCTTGCTGCCGCGCGGCACGCCCAATGTGCACTACGTCCGCACCCTGGACGATGCGCGCGGCCTGCGCGCCTGCCTGCGCCCCGGGGCGCGCATGGTCGTAATAGGCGGCGGCTTCCTCGGCCTGGAGGTGGCCTCCACCGCCCTGGGCACCGGCGCCGACGTGGCGCTGGTCGAATCCGCGCCGCGCCTGCTGCCCAATGCGCTGCCCGCGCCCTTCTCCGCCTGGCTCGCCGCGCGCGCGGCCGCCTCCGGCCTGCGGCTCTGCCTGGGTAGCCGCCTTGCCGGCATCGCGACCGGCGCGGACGGCCGTACGCCCGCCGCCGTAACCCTGGAAAGCGGCGAGATGCTCCCGGCGGACGCCATCGTCGTGGCGATCGGCCTGCAGCCCGACGTGACGCTGGCCCGCCAGGCCGGGCTGGAGATCGACGCCGGCAATGGCGGGATACGGGTGGACGCGCTTTGCCGCACCTCGGATCCCGACGTGCTGGCGATCGGCGACTGCGCCAGCCAGCACCGCGATTTCCTCGGCCGCCATGCACGGCTGGAGTCCTGGCAGAACGCCAACGAGCAGGCCCGCGCCGCCGCCGCGGCCATGCTGGGCAACGATCCGCCCGCCGCGCCCTACCCCTGGTTCTGGACCGACCAGTTCGGCTGCAACATCCAGATGCTGGGCATGCCGGACGCCGGCCTGGCCTACATCTGCCGCGGCGTGGCCGAGCCGGCTGCGCAGGCGCCCCGTCTCATCTGGCTGGGCCACCGCGATGGCGTGCCGGTGCATGGCGTCGCGGTGAACGCCGCGGCGGACCTGCGCCAGCTGCGGGTGCTGTTCGAACGGGGCACCCGTATCGAACCGGCCGGCTTCACCGACGCGGGCACCGCGCTGAAACCCTGGATCAAGGCCTGCCAGCAGGCCGCCGCGCCGGCGTGA
- a CDS encoding non-heme iron oxygenase ferredoxin subunit, which yields MNWTKIATTDALEDDEVMAVDAAGKQLALYRSEGEFFVSDNVCTHAYALLSDGYLEDGCIECPLHQARFDIRSGKALCAPATHDIRVYPVKVEGSDILADVSE from the coding sequence ATGAACTGGACGAAAATCGCGACGACCGATGCGCTGGAGGACGACGAAGTCATGGCCGTGGATGCGGCGGGCAAACAGCTGGCGCTGTATCGCAGCGAGGGCGAATTCTTCGTTTCCGACAACGTCTGCACGCATGCCTACGCCCTGCTTTCCGACGGCTACCTGGAAGACGGCTGTATCGAATGCCCCCTGCACCAGGCCCGCTTCGATATCCGCAGCGGCAAGGCGCTGTGCGCGCCCGCCACCCACGATATCCGCGTGTATCCGGTCAAGGTGGAAGGCAGCGACATCCTGGCGGACGTGTCGGAATGA
- a CDS encoding TRAP transporter substrate-binding protein has product MQRRRFLTQAAGAAGAGLAAVAAPAVAQANPAVRWRMSTSWPKSLDTIYGSADELCKRVAQLTDGKFEIRPFPGGELVPPAQNMDAVSNGTVECNHVLSTAYIGKNTALTFDTGLSFGLNARQHNAWIHYGGGLEQLRTLYKKYNIVNHVCGNVGVQMGGWYRKEIKSVADLKGLNMRIGGIGGMVLSKLGAVPQQIPPGDIYPALEKGTIDAAEWIGPYDDAKLGFNKVAPFYYSPGWFEGSASITSMVHDKAWESLPPAYKAAFECAAGEQSMRMLANYDARNPLALRQLIANGAKVRYFPKEVMDAVYKASQELWEELSASNPDFKALYPGWKKFQQDEAGWFRVAENALDNYTFAEVSRAQSK; this is encoded by the coding sequence ATGCAACGACGCCGTTTCCTTACACAGGCCGCGGGAGCCGCGGGCGCGGGCCTGGCTGCCGTCGCCGCGCCGGCGGTGGCCCAGGCGAATCCGGCCGTGCGCTGGCGCATGTCCACCAGCTGGCCCAAGAGCCTGGACACCATCTACGGGTCCGCGGACGAACTCTGCAAGCGCGTCGCGCAGCTGACCGACGGCAAGTTCGAAATACGCCCCTTTCCGGGCGGTGAGCTGGTGCCGCCCGCGCAGAACATGGATGCCGTCAGCAACGGCACGGTGGAATGCAACCACGTGCTCAGCACCGCCTACATCGGCAAGAACACCGCCCTGACGTTCGATACGGGCCTTTCCTTCGGCCTGAACGCGCGGCAGCACAATGCCTGGATCCATTACGGCGGCGGGCTGGAGCAGCTGCGCACGCTCTATAAGAAGTACAACATCGTCAACCACGTCTGCGGCAACGTCGGCGTGCAGATGGGCGGCTGGTATCGCAAGGAGATCAAGTCCGTCGCCGACCTGAAGGGCCTGAACATGCGCATCGGCGGCATCGGCGGCATGGTGTTGTCCAAGCTGGGCGCGGTGCCGCAGCAGATCCCGCCCGGCGACATCTATCCCGCGCTGGAAAAGGGCACCATCGACGCGGCGGAATGGATAGGCCCGTATGACGACGCCAAGCTGGGCTTCAACAAGGTCGCGCCGTTCTACTATTCGCCGGGCTGGTTCGAGGGCAGCGCGTCCATCACATCCATGGTGCACGACAAGGCCTGGGAATCGCTGCCGCCGGCCTACAAGGCGGCCTTCGAGTGCGCGGCGGGCGAACAGAGCATGCGCATGCTGGCCAACTACGACGCGCGCAACCCGCTGGCGCTGCGGCAGTTGATCGCCAACGGCGCCAAGGTACGCTATTTTCCCAAAGAGGTGATGGACGCGGTCTACAAGGCCTCGCAGGAATTGTGGGAAGAGCTGTCGGCCAGCAACCCGGACTTCAAGGCGCTTTATCCGGGATGGAAGAAGTTCCAGCAGGACGAGGCCGGCTGGTTCCGCGTCGCCGAGAACGCCTTGGACAACTACACGTTCGCCGAGGTGAGCCGGGCGCAGTCCAAGTAA